aaaagAACAAGTGGTGTAGAAAGCCTACACCAGTTCAATCATGagacatgccccatgaaagtaaagccagaaaaacaaaaccaaaagaaACCGAACGCAACAACCGGACATAAACACCTAGACACTCATCTAGACAGAACCGAAACTACAAATAAACTAACTAATTAGCCTCCGTCATCTTTCGTTTCAGTTGCAACATCCCAATCCCCAAGCAGCTTCCGCACCCTAGCGTTGATCTTCAGCTTAGCTCCCATCAGCTTGTATCTCACAGTTTTCAGAATAGCATCCTTCACCATTTCAGGTGGACGTAATTGGTTTCTGAATAGTCTAGCATTCCGCTCTTGCCAAATCGTATACGCAGCAGCCGCAACTAGAAGCTTCGCGACATAAATCTCCACTTTCTTTGACCGAATGCGAGCACATAGCCACTCGGTGATATCCGCCCATATCGAACACACAGCCTCCATACCCACTTTACCCCGAATCATATTCCAGACTTCGTCCGAAAATTTGCATTCAAAGAATAAATGCTGATGAGAATCAAAGTTCTCGTAGCACAATAGAcagcacatcatattcatgttttTCCGCCTTGAGAAATCCCACTGCAGAATCTTGTCTTGAGTAAGGAGCTTTCTCTTCATAATCAGCCACATCATAAACGCGTGCCTAGGGATACATTGAGCAAACCAAACAATACCACTCCAATCAACCTCTGATTCTCTATGACGAACCGAGTGCCATACGGCTGACGAAGAGAAATCCTGACATTCGTTCCCATCTTTCCATAGCAATCGGTCAGATTTTGACGGGTCTAACCGAAAGTGATCCAGCTGAATAAGAACAGGGAAAAGATCCCTCCATGCGACAGGCCAATTCCAAGTATCGTTAGAGAAAATATTGAAAACAATGTCATCTAACCGAAAATCAGCATCCGTAATAGTCCTTGGTGACAGAAAATCACCAAGAGGGCCTAAATCGCTCCAAAAATCAAACCAAGCTGATGTATCACGGCCATTACCCACATCGGACCAAACATATTTCCGAATAACATGCCTCAACTGAATGATTTTCCTCCATGACCAAGTAGAATTTGAAGTAGCTTTGCAAACCCAGAAATTCTTTCCTTTAAGCCGATAAGAGTGAACCCACTTGACCCAAAGAGAATCCCGCTTCATCACAATACTCCAAATATGAGACGCCATCAGGGCTTTATTCATATCCCCAATCCGTCTAATGCCTAAACCACCTTCATACTTAGGAGTACAAACCACTTTCCACGAAACTTTAGCTTTACCTCTATTGAACGACACATCTTGAGACCATAAGAAATTTCTCATTCTAGCTTCAAGCTCCTTAACAACCCGCACAGGAAGCAAAAACACAGAGGACCAATAAAGATGCATTGAAGAGAGAACTGAGATAATCAGTTGAAGCCGCCCCGCAAACGATAACAATTTATTCTTCCAGTGCATAATACGATTCTCTAATTTTTCCACGAGCACACGGCAATCACTGTACCTAAGCGTAGAGGAAATAAGAGGGACACCCAAATACTTGACCGGTAACGTACCTTCCACAAAAGGCATAATGTCCAGAATCTCCTGTTTAACATGATCTTTCACATTGCAAAAGAAGACCGTACTTTTCTGGTTGTTAGGCACTAGGCCCGACATCTTAGAAAATTTTGAAAGAGAGGTCATAATACAATTGGCCGAGTTCACTTCCCCTCTAGCAAAAAGGAACAGATCATCCGCAAAGCAAAGATTTATAATCTGCTGTTTTTCACATCTGTTATGATATTTGAAGGAGGAATCTATCCGAACAGAGTGCTGAAGAATACCCGTCAACACCTCCATGACAAGAGTGAAAAGATAAGGAGAGATAGGATCCCCTTGCCTTAACCCCCGTTTACCTCTGAAAAACCCATGAACCATGCCGTTAACACAAACCGAAAATGAGGTAGAGGAAACACACATCATGATCCACCTCACCATATTATCGTTAAACCCAAACCCACGAAGCACACTTTTCAGAAACCTCCAGTCCACCGTGTCGTACGCCTTCTGAATATCAACCTTAAACGCACATCTTGGAGGCCCCACATTTCGATGATAGTTGTGCATTAACTCTTGCGTTAATAAGATGTTGTCCGAAATTTTCCTGCCCGGGACAAATGCCGATTGATTAATGCTAACAATCTCATTCAAACCTCCCTTTATCCTATCAGCAATTATCTTGCTGATACACTTGTATAGAACGTTACAACAAGCAATCGGGCGAAAATCAGTAACAACCATAGGCGTTGGCACTTTAGGAATAAGAACTATAAGCGTATGATTCAGCTCCCGAAGCAAATTACCAGTATCAAAAAAATCTTTAATGGCATTAACAATATCATTACCAATTAGCGGCCAAGCATTCTTGAAAAACGCAGCCGTAAAACCATCCGGACCCGGAGCTTTATCATTGCCAATGGAGAACATCGCCTTTTTAACTTCCTCCTCCGTAACCGGCCGCACCATACTCGTAGCAAT
This genomic stretch from Helianthus annuus cultivar XRQ/B chromosome 8, HanXRQr2.0-SUNRISE, whole genome shotgun sequence harbors:
- the LOC110933678 gene encoding uncharacterized protein LOC110933678; translation: MVQDKLANTLYGYFLGDRVAFPVVDYFVRMNWKKYGLQKTMMNANGFFFFKFRDEAGISNVLQDGPWIIRSQPLFLNHWTPTTKLEKKEVTKVQVWVKIHEVPIAAYTEDGLSLIATTIGEPKMLDSFTTSMCMDSWGRSSYARALIEVSADRELREEITMAIPELDGEGFTKETMYVEYEWNPHRCASCCVFGHTSETCPKLPVRKTNNLHQVQNRNGPKNPKGKKSPVVDQEGYTGVYGKKAAKKTGIPVNTQKPKFEYRPVGQKSKGDSTKPKSQNGMDGTSNNNSFRSANPFDVLNEVEDEPGPSKRQPDLNDGDSDDDDVEEIYDEMDGFIMDGTRNIKNHKGASTPSPKVTNESHVDVGKLGNVCKAVFRSWDWTSNGGCCNKGTRIIIGWNPAIFDVMIVAQSPQVMHLQLVFKLDKRVLFCSIVYADNYYVTRRELWHLLSMHKVFVADRPWCIMGDFNSALNIEDNSMGSSSISIGMRDFQECVDDIEVVDINRSGIHFTWSQKPKNGVGLLKKIDRVMRNTPFHTEYPNSVAMFKPYRLSDHCPCILSIPEALKLKPRPFKFANFLVFKPEFLEIVNKHWIINVDGVHQFRVVKKLKSLKHPLRSLLFKQGNLHKKVETIRLKLDDIQQSIDLEPHNADLRNEEAAASRDLQVAMLDEERFLKQKAKVDWLSVGDMNTAFFHSSLKIRNHCSRIDIIKDTQGNLYEGDNVFKAFVQHYEKFFGNKDDISLQPTPDLFPKVLPHNIATSMVRPVTEEEVKKAMFSIGNDKAPGPDGFTAAFFKNAWPLIGNDIVNAIKDFFDTGNLLRELNHTLIVLIPKVPTPMVVTDFRPIACCNVLYKCISKIIADRIKGGLNEIVSINQSAFVPGRKISDNILLTQELMHNYHRNVGPPRCAFKVDIQKAYDTVDWRFLKSVLRGFGFNDNMVRWIMMCVSSTSFSVCVNGMVHGFFRGKRGLRQGDPISPYLFTLVMEVLTGILQHSVRIDSSFKYHNRCEKQQIINLCFADDLFLFARGEVNSANCIMTSLSKFSKMSGLVPNNQKSTVFFCNVKDHVKQEILDIMPFVEGTLPVKYLGVPLISSTLRYSDCRVLVEKLENRIMHWKNKLLSFAGRLQLIISVLSSMHLYWSSVFLLPVRVVKELEARMRNFLWSQDVSFNRGKAKVSWKVVCTPKYEGGLGIRRIGDMNKALMASHIWSIVMKRDSLWVKWVHSYRLKGKNFWVCKATSNSTWSWRKIIQLRHVIRKYVWSDVGNGRDTSAWFDFWSDLGPLGDFLSPRTITDADFRLDDIVFNIFSNDTWNWPVAWRDLFPVLIQLDHFRLDPSKSDRLLWKDGNECQDFSSSAVWHSVRHRESEVDWSGIVWFAQCIPRHAFMMWLIMKRKLLTQDKILQWDFSRRKNMNMMCCLLCYENFDSHQHLFFECKFSDEVWNMIRGKVGMEAVCSIWADITEWLCARIRSKKVEIYVAKLLVAAAAYTIWQERNARLFRNQLRPPEMVKDAILKTVRYKLMGAKLKINARVRKLLGDWDVATETKDDGG